Proteins encoded within one genomic window of Pristis pectinata isolate sPriPec2 chromosome 5, sPriPec2.1.pri, whole genome shotgun sequence:
- the LOC127570323 gene encoding inactive ubiquitin thioesterase OTULINL-like yields the protein MGILLVNENINSTVSETKIHSLTRAFSWIIGWTWKKLPNPFIVGIAAILLSSWFVRTPYKWVGYLLKWPLRIRNRKNISVDPPVDLLEYANIEWKGGTKQAEKMKRAYEDIYLVHHIKHMRRIRGDNYCALRAVLFQIFSQGIPLPSWMREQDITKLPEKIFTHGCNWVQQYSFGPERYTGNNVFRKLRKYLELLEVQWVNIHGIKDQEKRTEMCMKLFSEQENEYKMYEAMKFLMLYTVLELHEDVKDGGDVPSFCSIFFARDSSPDPLSFMMNHLNQVGDTGGLEQIEMFLLGFTFQLKIRTFRLYKHGTEEFVSCYPEDCQREWHEVLILTEDDRHYNVPVTCS from the exons ATGGGGATTTTACTGGTCAACGAAAACATCAATTCCACCGTCTCAG AGACAAAGATACACTCCTTAACTCGTGCATTCTCCTGGATTATTGGTTGGACCTGGAAAAAGCTTCCAAATCCATTCATTGTTGGAATAGCAGCAATTTTGTTAAGTTCATGGTTTGTCAGAACACCTTACAAATGGGTAGGATATCTTCTAAAGTG GCCATTAAGGATAAGAAACAGAA AAAACATTTCTGTTGATCCACCAGTGGATCTTTTAGAATATGCAAACATCGAATGGAAAGGAGGTACCAAGCAAGCTGAGAAGATGAAAAGG GCTTATGAAGATATTTATTTGGTGCACCACATTAAACACATGCGAAGGATCAGAGGAGATAACTACTGCGCACTGAGGGCagtgttgtttcagattttcagccagGGTATACCTCTTCCATCGTGGATGAGAGAACAGGACATAACCAAG TTACCAGAAAAAATATTTACACATGGCTGCAACTGGGTACAGCAATACAGCTTTGGTCCCGAGAGATACACTGGGAACAATGTTTTTAGAAAACTGCGCAAGTACCTGGAACTTTTGGAAGTGCAG TGGGTCAACATTCATGGAATTAAAGACCAagagaaaagaacagaaatgTGTATGAAATTATTCAGTGAGCAAGAGAATGAATACAAGATGTATGAAGCCATGAAATTCCTTATGTTGTACACAGTGTTGGAGCTCCATGAGGACGTAAAAGATGGAGGAGACGTTCCGAGCTTTTGTTCTATTTTCTTTGCCCGAGATTCCTCACCTGATCCTCTGAGTTTTATGATGAACCATCTGAACCAGGTTGGTGATACAGGTGGACTGGAGCAG ATTGAAATGTTTCTCCTTGGATTCACATTTCAATTGAAGATCAGAACCTTCAGACTCTACAAACATGGTACTGAAGAATTTGTATCATGTTATCCTGAGGACTGCCAGAGGGAATGGCATGAAGTTCTTATTCTGACTGAAGATGACAGGCATTATAATGTTCCCGTTACCTGCAGCTGA